The following proteins are co-located in the bacterium genome:
- a CDS encoding MarR family transcriptional regulator → MKPSPDAVHGAIVQLQRLAELFRRRRVQLAQAVGLTEEQWRVLEQIATEHFMPSLFARRRETSAAAVSRTIRQLLDKKLVSVSVARDDGRQRRYVPTAKGTRTLDGLRERRRAAIDAIWMDLDPAQLDAFTRFSGELATRLEAYAADEK, encoded by the coding sequence GTGAAGCCATCTCCAGACGCCGTGCACGGAGCCATCGTCCAGCTCCAGCGCCTCGCCGAGCTCTTCCGGCGGCGCCGCGTGCAGCTGGCGCAGGCGGTCGGGCTCACCGAGGAGCAGTGGCGCGTGCTGGAGCAGATCGCGACCGAGCACTTCATGCCGTCGCTGTTCGCCCGCCGCCGCGAGACGTCGGCGGCGGCCGTGTCGCGCACGATCCGGCAGCTGCTCGACAAGAAGCTGGTGTCGGTGAGCGTGGCCCGCGACGACGGCCGCCAGCGCCGCTACGTGCCGACGGCGAAGGGCACGCGCACCCTCGACGGCCTGCGCGAGCGCCGGCGCGCCGCGATCGACGCCATCTGGATGGATCTCGATCCCGCCCAGCTCGACGCCTTCACCCGCTTCAGCGGCGAGCTGGCGACGCGCCTCGAGGCCTATGCCGCCGACGAGAAGTAG
- the leuC gene encoding 3-isopropylmalate dehydratase large subunit yields MGQTLYDKVFERHTVRRLPSGQYQVLMGLHLIHEVTSPQAFSMLRQRGLSVLHPERTFATVDHIVPTHRQTRPLADALAEEMLVELEKNVAEHGIRFFAPTGGEQGIVHVIGPEQGLTQPGMTICCGDSHTSTHGAFGAIAFGIGTSQVRDVLATQCLALDRLKVRRIEVTGRLRPGVYAKDVALAIIAELGVQGGVGYAYEYAGEVFDRFSMEERMTVCNMSIEGGARCGYVNPDQTTYAYLQGRPYAPKGSAWDRAVAWWDSMRSDADAHYDDVVTLRGEDIEPVVTWGITPAQSTPIGAPLPRPEQFEAEERALIDEAYQYMQLRPGAPILGTKIDVAFIGSCTNGRVSDFEEVVRHIQGRGLKVAPHVKALIVPGSQAVRNELVRRGYDDVFREAGFEFREAGCSMCLAMNPDKLEGAQLCASSSNRNFKGRQGSPTGRTLLMSPVMVAAAAIAGEVADARQVFHIPQEAR; encoded by the coding sequence ATGGGACAGACGCTGTACGACAAGGTGTTCGAACGCCACACGGTGCGCCGGCTGCCGTCCGGGCAGTACCAGGTGCTGATGGGCCTCCACCTCATCCACGAGGTGACGTCGCCGCAGGCCTTCTCGATGCTCCGCCAGCGGGGCCTTTCCGTCCTCCACCCCGAGCGCACGTTCGCGACCGTCGACCACATCGTCCCGACGCACCGCCAGACGCGCCCGCTCGCCGACGCGCTCGCCGAGGAGATGCTGGTCGAGCTGGAGAAGAACGTCGCCGAGCACGGCATCCGCTTCTTCGCGCCCACGGGCGGCGAGCAGGGGATCGTGCACGTCATCGGCCCCGAGCAGGGCCTCACCCAGCCGGGCATGACGATCTGCTGCGGCGACTCGCACACCTCGACGCACGGGGCCTTCGGCGCCATCGCCTTCGGCATCGGCACGTCGCAGGTGCGCGACGTGCTGGCGACGCAGTGTCTCGCGCTCGACCGCCTGAAGGTGCGCCGTATCGAGGTGACGGGTCGCCTGCGCCCCGGCGTCTACGCCAAGGACGTGGCCCTCGCGATCATCGCCGAGCTCGGCGTGCAGGGCGGCGTCGGTTACGCCTACGAGTACGCCGGCGAGGTCTTCGACCGCTTCTCCATGGAGGAGCGCATGACCGTCTGCAACATGTCGATCGAGGGCGGCGCGCGCTGCGGCTACGTGAATCCCGACCAGACGACCTACGCCTATCTCCAGGGACGCCCCTACGCGCCGAAGGGCTCCGCCTGGGATCGCGCCGTGGCGTGGTGGGACTCCATGCGCTCGGACGCCGACGCGCACTACGACGACGTCGTCACGCTGCGCGGCGAGGACATCGAGCCCGTCGTCACCTGGGGCATCACCCCCGCGCAGTCGACGCCGATCGGCGCGCCCCTGCCCCGGCCGGAGCAGTTCGAGGCCGAGGAGCGGGCGCTCATCGACGAGGCCTACCAGTACATGCAGCTGCGACCGGGCGCGCCGATCCTCGGCACGAAGATCGACGTCGCGTTCATCGGCTCGTGCACGAACGGCCGCGTCTCCGACTTCGAGGAGGTGGTGCGCCACATCCAGGGTCGCGGTCTGAAGGTCGCCCCGCACGTGAAGGCGCTGATCGTCCCGGGCTCGCAGGCGGTCCGCAACGAGCTCGTCCGCCGCGGCTACGACGACGTCTTCCGCGAGGCCGGCTTCGAGTTTCGCGAGGCCGGCTGCTCGATGTGCCTCGCGATGAACCCCGACAAGCTCGAGGGCGCGCAGCTCTGCGCCTCTTCGTCGAACCGCAACTTCAAGGGCCGCCAGGGCTCGCCCACCGGCCGCACGCTCCTGATGTCGCCGGTCATGGTCGCCGCGGCGGCGATCGCGGGCGAGGTCGCGGACGCCCGTCAGGTGTTCCACATCCCGCAGGAGGCCCGCTGA
- a CDS encoding 3-isopropylmalate dehydratase small subunit, with the protein MDDSKRTVVIGPAVPVRGHDIDTDRIIPARFLRCVVFDGLGAHAFEDDRAQTAAKGQPHPFDDPRFARGRILFANRNFGCGSSREHAPQAIMRWGKGIQAIVGESFAEIFFGNCLALGIPCAVADEAGVRALMARAEAEPAAEFRLDLAAGTISTGDLVVPVTIPEGPRSQLLAGTWDSTGELLAGRDAIAQTAASLPYFSTFA; encoded by the coding sequence ATGGACGATTCGAAGCGCACCGTCGTCATCGGCCCGGCCGTCCCGGTCCGCGGCCACGACATCGACACCGACCGCATCATCCCCGCACGCTTCCTTCGCTGCGTCGTCTTCGACGGGCTCGGGGCGCACGCGTTCGAGGACGACCGCGCGCAGACGGCCGCGAAGGGCCAGCCGCATCCCTTCGACGACCCGCGTTTCGCGCGCGGCCGCATCCTCTTCGCCAACCGCAACTTCGGCTGCGGGTCGTCGCGCGAGCACGCCCCGCAGGCGATCATGCGCTGGGGCAAGGGCATCCAGGCGATCGTCGGCGAGTCGTTCGCCGAGATCTTCTTCGGCAACTGCCTGGCACTCGGCATCCCCTGCGCCGTCGCCGACGAAGCCGGCGTGCGCGCGCTCATGGCCCGCGCCGAGGCCGAACCGGCGGCCGAGTTCCGCCTCGACCTCGCGGCGGGGACGATCAGCACCGGCGACCTGGTCGTGCCGGTGACGATTCCCGAAGGCCCCCGCTCCCAGCTCCTGGCGGGAACCTGGGACTCGACCGGCGAGCTGCTCGCGGGGCGCGATGCGATCGCGCAGACCGCGGCGTCCCTGCCCTACTTCTCGACCTTCGCCTGA
- a CDS encoding DUF4126 domain-containing protein → METIQSLGLVLGTAFASGLNIYATVATLGLLHEYGVVTLPAPLLPLAHPAVIVLATVLFAVEFVADKLPIVDTAWDVAHTLIRPPAAALLAFAAVSTVPEPWPLVAALLAGGVALTAHGAKASTRAAVNVSPEPFTNWTLSLGEDAAAVGLTWLALAHPFLAAGLVAVLLVGAIVLLALLFRFLRGALRALGGRRTGPAPAA, encoded by the coding sequence GTGGAGACGATCCAGAGCCTCGGCCTCGTGCTCGGCACCGCCTTCGCCTCGGGGCTCAACATCTATGCGACCGTCGCCACGCTGGGGCTCCTGCACGAGTACGGCGTGGTGACGCTGCCGGCGCCGCTCCTGCCGCTCGCGCACCCCGCCGTGATCGTCCTCGCGACGGTGCTGTTCGCCGTCGAGTTCGTCGCCGACAAGCTGCCGATCGTCGACACGGCTTGGGACGTCGCCCACACGCTGATCCGCCCGCCCGCCGCCGCGCTGCTCGCGTTCGCAGCGGTGAGCACCGTGCCCGAGCCGTGGCCGCTCGTCGCCGCCCTGCTCGCCGGCGGCGTCGCGCTCACCGCCCACGGCGCCAAGGCGTCGACGCGCGCCGCGGTGAACGTCAGCCCCGAGCCGTTCACGAACTGGACGCTCAGCCTGGGCGAGGACGCCGCCGCCGTCGGCCTCACCTGGCTCGCGCTCGCGCATCCGTTCCTCGCCGCCGGTCTCGTCGCCGTGCTGCTGGTCGGCGCGATCGTGCTGCTGGCGCTGCTCTTCCGCTTCCTGCGCGGCGCGCTCCGCGCCCTCGGCGGCCGCCGCACCGGACCGGCGCCGGCCGCCTGA
- a CDS encoding HAD family hydrolase, which translates to MLRALRPRRDDLGMADVQRLAARLAALDEPRQPLRVAVLRTYASEPLAPYWRFEALLQGFDLALYDAPYGALLQECQPGSGLAAHEPDVTCLLLRWEDVDPRLAGPVMAGNGAQRARLVDDAVARVEQLLAAVRGLVPGLVVVTLLPPFAGPELGAFDAMAADSEAAFRGALKARLAERVAAALPSVYLCDLDALVDQLGRRGAFEARMWHMARFPFSVAGAQSLVRRLLAYGVLLKQPKAKVIALDADNTLWGGIVGEDGPDGIKLGPDYPGSGFVAFQRRLLAYQQRGFLLVLNSKNNPDDVQEILTGHPHQVLRPEHFAAVRVNWQPKPQNLRELARELNLGLEAFVFVDDSDHECGHVEAELPQVTVVQTPHDALLVAEILEDLPQLEILGLTAEDRARTAMYAQERERKERQAAVGNLEEYLQSLDMVMTVGLDDPRHAPRIAQLTQKTNQFNVTTRRYTEADIRARMGDPAWIVAHFSLADAFGDSGLVGVTMLQVDGDTADVDTLLMSCRVIGRGAETAFLGHLLDELARRGVRTVRAAFVPTPKNALVARFWDDHGFTPAGEGAYTLDLGARPPRTPPPIRIRRDDPASLAS; encoded by the coding sequence ATGCTGCGGGCGCTGCGCCCGCGCCGCGACGATCTCGGCATGGCCGACGTCCAGCGCCTCGCCGCCCGCCTGGCGGCGCTGGACGAGCCGCGGCAGCCGCTGCGGGTCGCCGTCCTGCGCACCTATGCGAGCGAGCCGCTGGCGCCGTACTGGCGCTTCGAGGCGCTGCTCCAGGGCTTCGACCTCGCGCTCTACGACGCCCCGTACGGCGCGCTCCTGCAGGAGTGTCAGCCGGGCTCCGGGCTCGCCGCCCACGAGCCCGACGTCACCTGCCTGCTCCTGCGCTGGGAGGACGTCGACCCGCGGCTCGCGGGACCGGTGATGGCGGGGAACGGGGCGCAGCGCGCCCGCCTCGTCGACGACGCCGTCGCGCGCGTCGAGCAGCTCCTCGCCGCCGTGCGGGGTCTCGTGCCGGGCCTCGTCGTGGTGACGCTGCTGCCGCCCTTCGCGGGGCCGGAGCTGGGCGCGTTCGACGCCATGGCGGCGGACTCCGAGGCCGCGTTCCGCGGCGCCCTGAAGGCGCGGCTCGCCGAGCGTGTCGCCGCCGCGCTGCCGTCGGTCTACCTCTGTGACCTCGACGCGCTCGTGGATCAGCTCGGCCGGCGTGGCGCGTTCGAGGCGCGCATGTGGCACATGGCGCGCTTCCCGTTCTCGGTCGCCGGCGCGCAGTCGCTGGTGCGGCGCCTGCTCGCCTACGGCGTCCTCCTGAAGCAGCCGAAGGCCAAGGTGATCGCGCTCGACGCCGACAACACGCTCTGGGGCGGGATCGTGGGCGAGGACGGCCCGGACGGCATCAAGCTCGGTCCCGACTACCCCGGCTCGGGCTTCGTCGCGTTCCAGCGTCGCCTGCTCGCCTATCAGCAGCGCGGCTTCCTCCTCGTCCTCAACTCGAAGAACAATCCCGACGACGTGCAGGAGATCCTGACCGGGCACCCGCACCAGGTGCTGCGGCCCGAGCACTTCGCCGCCGTGCGTGTGAACTGGCAGCCGAAGCCGCAGAACCTGCGCGAGCTCGCCCGGGAGCTCAATCTCGGGCTCGAGGCGTTCGTCTTCGTCGACGACAGCGATCACGAGTGCGGCCACGTCGAGGCCGAGCTGCCGCAGGTGACCGTCGTGCAGACGCCGCACGATGCGCTCCTCGTGGCGGAGATCCTGGAGGATCTGCCGCAGCTGGAGATCCTCGGGCTCACCGCCGAGGACCGTGCCCGCACGGCGATGTACGCGCAGGAGCGCGAGCGCAAGGAGCGGCAGGCCGCGGTGGGCAACCTGGAGGAGTACCTCCAGAGCCTCGACATGGTGATGACCGTCGGCCTCGACGACCCGCGGCACGCGCCGCGCATCGCGCAGCTGACGCAGAAGACGAACCAGTTCAACGTCACCACCCGCCGCTACACCGAGGCCGACATCCGCGCGCGCATGGGCGACCCGGCCTGGATCGTCGCCCACTTCTCGCTCGCCGACGCGTTCGGCGACAGCGGCCTCGTCGGCGTCACCATGCTGCAGGTGGACGGCGACACGGCCGACGTCGACACCCTGCTCATGTCCTGTCGCGTGATCGGCCGCGGCGCGGAGACCGCGTTCCTGGGCCATCTCCTCGACGAGCTGGCGCGCCGGGGAGTGCGCACGGTGCGCGCCGCCTTCGTGCCGACGCCGAAGAACGCGCTCGTCGCGCGCTTCTGGGACGACCACGGCTTCACGCCGGCGGGCGAGGGCGCCTATACGCTCGACCTGGGCGCACGTCCCCCTCGCACGCCGCCGCCGATCCGCATCCGGCGCGACGATCCCGCGTCCCTCGCGAGCTGA